In the genome of Triticum urartu cultivar G1812 unplaced genomic scaffold, Tu2.1 TuUngrouped_contig_205, whole genome shotgun sequence, one region contains:
- the LOC125526856 gene encoding uncharacterized protein LOC125526856 gives MPAAPPPTLPEELVEEILLRIPPDEPAGLLRAFLVCKSWSQAVSHRGFRRRLHDSHQAPPVLGFLHDWDDEDIPDFISATVSPFSLAVPDSWLWQAVDCRHGRALFLSDDPYAEELLVWEPITGSQQRVPVPVMSDIGRTTAAVFCAADGCDHCNCHGGPFCVVFVFSVDSEDPDDGEYDTAACVYSSETGAWGELTLMHGEFYMHFTYYSSVLVGESLLYFMTDGGLILEYDMAMHGLTWFKAPYSCYSKGIPSYILMPAEDGGLGLVEELDPHLKLWSREMTDARWIPSRIINLGSLSLNGAQMGATCPVHVLGFAEGANVIVVTTATGLFRVQIQSEEITRVCDDHGYGNLIPVVGFYTPMPRVAEAEA, from the exons ATGCCAGCAGCACCGCCGCCGACGCTCCCTGAGGAGCTTGTCGAAGAGATCCTCCTCCGCATCCCGCCCGACGAGCCTGCTGGCCTCCTTCGCGCCTTCCTCGTCTGCAAGTCCTGGAGCCAGGCCGTCTCCCATCGCGGATTCCGGCGCCGCCTCCACGATTCCCACCAGGCACCACCCGTGCTCGGGTTTCTCCATGATTGGGACGACGAGGACATCCCCGACTTCATCTCTGCCACTGTGTCGCCCTTCTCCCTTGCCGTCCCAGACAGCTGGCTCTGGCAGGCCGTTGACTGCCGCCACGGCCGCGCACTCTTCCTCTCTGATGACCCTTATGCTGAGGAACTCCTGGTGTGGGAGCCAATCACGGGTTCCCAGCAGCGTGTGCCAGTGCCCGTGATGTCTGATATCGGCCGCACAACCGCCGCAGTGTTCTGCGCAGCAGACGGGTGTGACCACTGCAACTGCCATGGGGGCCCTTTCTGCGTTGTCTTCGTCTTCTCCGTCGACAGCGAAGATCCTGATGACGGGGAATATGACACGGCGGCATGTGTATACTCGTCAGAGACCGGTGCTTGGGGTGAGCTGACCTTGATGCATGGGGAGTTTTACATGCATTTCACATATTATTCCAGTGTGCTTGTTGGGGAGTCTTTGCTCTACTTCATGACTGATGGTGGGTTGATCCTGGAGTATGACATGGCAATGCATGGGCTGACTTGGTTCAAGGCACCATACTCTTGCTACTCTAAGGGTATACCCAGTTACATTCTCATGCCGGCAGAGGACGGTGGACTGGGACTCGTTGAAGAATTGGATCCGCATCTGAAATTGTGGTCAAGGGAGATGACTGATGCCCGATGGATACCCAGCCGGATTATCAACTTGGGAAGTTTGTCTCTAAATGGTGCTCAAATGGGTGCAACATGTCCGGTCCACGTGTTGGGCTTTGCGGAGGGAGCAAACGTCATTGTCGTGACCACTGCTACCGGCCTCTTCAGAGTTCAAATCCAATCAGAGGAGATAACCAGGGTGTGCGATGATCATGGATATGGTAACCTGATTCCTGTTGTCGGCTTCTACACTCCTATGCCTCGAG TGGCAGAAGCTGAAGCATAA
- the LOC125526855 gene encoding chloroplastic group IIA intron splicing facilitator CRS1, chloroplastic-like, with the protein MAPPPLPLFSPSPKQPPPPPWLHGPKAPATVTPPHHTEAPSSSKPQPQRKTSSSANPLSAGIPGGRTRRAVLGIIRRVRSLELSDPPTPKPRPSTRGTVPLFHLPIEEDRGEEAGGDGKGRPVPWSAARDEGLKAALRRQKKAREPTPAELLLDPAELERLRRAARGVADGWVRAKKAGVTDEVVEDVRGVWSGGQELAAVRVVEPLRRCMDRAREILEIKSGGLVVWTKGDVHFVYRGSNYLENTKRRHKSIADIQRVPPEKCTVPAPQWKHGSNTEPSNNRNGDAHGVFREIDPSLGVHAYEEPVEGTLYEREVNRLLDSLGPRFVDWWWNTPLPVDADLLPEVVPGFRTSSRQCPPGVRPTLADEEQTYLRKLARPLPTHFALGRNTRLQGLATAVLKLWENSLIAKIAVKVGIQNTNNEQMAWNLKHLTGGTIILRNKDFIILYRGKDFLPRGVKKSVIKQEARVDAQQVKEEEARLTVIDSLQMFTGLPSEETSAGTFREYLDFQLNHVQETTENNLGMVELEAEKHRLEKELKDQERRLSILTKKIERSNEVLAKLHSSWNPSEQSADKELLTEEERMVFRKIGLKMDEHVLLGRRGIFDGVIEEIHQHWKHKEIVKVITK; encoded by the exons ATGGCGCCACCTCCGCTCCCCCTCTTCTCCCCGTCCCCgaagcagccaccgccgccgccgtggcTCCACGGCCCCAAAGCCCCCGCCACCGTGACCCCTCCACACCATACAGAGGCCCCTTCGAGCTCGAAACCGCAGCCGCAAAGAAAAACCAGCTCCTCCGCCAACCCCCTCAGCGCCGGCATCCCCGGCGGCCGCACCCGCCGCGCCGTGCTCGGGATCATCCGCCGGGTCCGCTCCCTGGAGCTCTCCGACCCCCCAACTCCGAAGCCCAGACCCAGCACCCGCGGCACCGTCCCCTTGTTCCACCTCCCGATCGAGGAAGACCGGGGAGAGGAGGCGGGGGGAGACGGGAAGGGGAGGCCGGTCCCGTGGTCCGCGGCGAGGGACGAGGGCCTCAAGGCCGCGCTGCGGCGGCAGAAGAAGGCGCGGGAGCCGACCCCCGCGGAGCTGCTGCTGGACCCCGCCGAGCTGGAGCGGCtgcggcgggcggcgcgcgggGTGGCGGACGGGTGGGTGCGGGCCAAGAAGGCCGGGGTGACGGACGAGGTGGTGGAGGACGTGCGCGGGGTCTGGTCCGGCGGCCAGGAGCTCGCCGCCGTCCGGGTCGTGGAGCCGCTCCGGCGGTGCATGGACCGAGCGAGGGAGATCCTTGAG ATAAAATCAGGAGGTTTAGTTGTTTGGACAAAAGGAGACGTTCATTTTGTTTACAGAGGAAGTAATTATCTAGAAAACACAAAACGTCGTCACAAGTCCATAGCTGATATTCAGAGAGTCCCCCCTGAAAAATGTACTGTGCCTGCGCCCCAATGGAAACACGGAAGCAACACCGAGCCTTCAAATAATCGTAATGGTGATGCTCATGGTGTTTTCCGAGAGATTGATCCAAGCCTTGGTGTTCATGCATATGAAGAGCCTGTCGAAGGAACACTCTATGAGAGAGAAGTCAACAGACTGTTGGACAGTTTGGGCCCTCGGTTTGTAGATTGGTGGTGGAACACGCCATTGCCTGTGGATGCTGATCTCCTTCCAGAAGTTGTTCCAGGCTTCAGAACTTCATCTAGACAGTGCCCTCCTGGTGTGAGACCGACACTAGCAGATGAGGAGCAGACATATCTGCGCAAGCTTGCACGTCCTTTGCCGACACATTTTGCCCTAG GCAGAAATACAAGACTACAGGGTTTGGCGACTGCCGTGCTAAAGCTTTGGGAAAACAGCCTTATAGCGAAGATTGCAGTGAAAGTGGGTATCCAGAATACTAATAATGAACAAATGGCATGGAATCTTAAG CATCTTACTGGAGGAACTATCATATTGAGAAACAAAGATTTCATCATTCTATATAGAGGCAAGGATTTTCTTCCTCGTGGAGTTAAAAAATCTGTTATTAAGCAAGAGGCCCGGGTAGATGCCCAGCAGGTGAAGGAAGAAGAAGCCCGATTAACTGTGATAGACTCACTTCAGATGTTCACTGGTTTACCATCTGAGGAAACTTCTGCGGGAACTTTCAGAGAATATCTGGATTTCCAGCTTAACCATGTGCAGGAAACAACTGAAAACAACTTGGGCATGGTAGAACTAGAGGCCGAGAAGCATAGACTCGAGAAGGAGTTGAAAGACCAGGAACGGAGACTTTCCATT CTTACGAAGAAGATTGAAAGATCCAACGAAGTGCTTGCGAAGCTTCATAGTTCTTGGAACCCTTCAGAGCAATCTGCAGATAAAGAACTCTTGACAGAGGAGGAAAGAATGGTATTCCGAAAGATTGGCCTAAAAATGGATGAGCATGTGCTCCTTG GAAGACGTGGTATCTTTGACGGGGTAATTGAAGAGATTCATCAACACTGGAAGCATAAAGAGATTGTGAAAGTAATTACCAAGTAG